GTCTTTTTAAGGTCTAGACACAATACCTGATGGCAGCAGCACGACAAAACGGCACATTATAGTGTGTACGACTTTTACTACAAAGGAACTGCATGAAACACATCACGTTGTGGAGCGCGATGCATTGTGAACGGCTTCATGCATCTTCTAGCCACGTTGTACATTTTCAGTCGCCCGTCACTGCCAGCGCGCTTTGACTCTAATATAGTTTAGGCATGACAGGCGGATAAAGTTACGTGTTACGATTACGGTTAgtgttaaatttttaacaataaaaagcaaaatgcGTTGCATACGCTAACATTTATACCTCCatgatccatacttaatattataaatgcgaaagtgtgtctgtctgtctgtctgtctgctacgttttcacggcccaaccgctgaaccgattttaatgaagttttgtacagacttggaatacatcccggggaagaagataggctactttttatcccgaaaaatcaaagagaggAACTCTTttcgatttaaaaaatcgatatcctcgcgggcgaagccacgggcatcctctagttaataataaagatTGGAATTTTGGTCCAATATTACCAAATCCGGACTTGTGGAagaaatttttcttttattaacaaCAAAGTTTAAATGTAGCCGCAACGTAACTTTAATCGCCTGTCATACAACTGGACCTAAAATTCATACGTTTGCGCTGTTCTgttttcaaaactacatatgtGAGGATTTACTTAAAGGTTAATACacattattatatttctttGCAGGAAAGAAACATAACGGACTGCGGTTTAGGAAGCCTTACGAGagcaaatattttaacacaaaTATGTATGACCCTATTAGCGCTGTTAGTATCAAAATTATATTcgtgataaattattatgtacgtataaaagaagttatttattgaaaattacaaaatgatATATTTCGTCCCATAGATTTGTACCTTTCTTACtttcggaataaaaatatttatcctTCTTTgtcattattttattacctaatCCATCTACAAAACAGATAAGTAATGCAATTCATTAGATAAAAGGCTTATTCGAAATCTAGTAAAGTATTCAAAATCAAACTAGTACTGTACCATATTATGAAACCTAATTAATCATCAATTTAAGTTAATCAAATAATTTCTATAAgtaggaaaaaaaaatttaatatcccACTGTgaacatttatattttctaaatatccTACATAACAATGCACGGTGAAGAAtcctcaaaaaatattattatcctttGCCTACTTGATGCCCTTTTGACATACTGACCCAGAGAAATATGTGTGCGAAATCGATGCGCTCTACAGTTGAAACCAAACCACAGGTATTCACACAACTATTGCTCATTATATATCGAAAGCAATCAAGTACAGAATAGACCAGTTGGTTCGCGCAACAGAACCACGGCGCATGCCCGAAATCACGCGGTTGCGCGTCGGCGCTCTCACCTCCATTGCCGTTATCAATGTCGAGTGCTAACGAGAACAAGGATTCCACATATCCGTGATAATATCCCCTAAAATAGTTCATTAATTCGTGTCTATTAAGATATACCATCATGAAAGCGGTTTAAACGTAAACAGTGCAGGTGGTTAAATTGAACAAGTGTTTCTAATGTGCTACCGTGTTTGCGTTTCGGCTTTATTCCTGCTTCTTTTGTCCCTGGACTCCAGGGATTGCTCGTCCAGTATACAGTATGACGTGCCTACTAAAATATCCTTTAATACGTAAGTATCTTTGTTTTTTGTTGACAAAAATGGTAAGATGTGTATTTTATTATcacctaattaattaattatcttataatttttttactgtaaaataattattataaatcttaaaaattattgtatttcaaTTACTATTTGGTATTAGCTAATTAAGTTAGAACTTAACACCAATAAACATTTACCCACTGTATAATTACATACTGTATCATCTAATCTAAtctagttaaaatattataatctgatacaaattaaaattttaagagaGTAAATAAAAGTAAGGGAATAAGAGAGTTTTAAATggtaaaaatacattattttcatattaaatcATTCCGTAGCGTACAAGCATGGGCAGTTAAACTTGGGACTGAACTTTATCACTTTGGAGAATTTATTACGAGAAAGAAGGAAGTGCAAGATGTAAGAATGTTTCTATTCATTCTATTTTAGTCGTGTTTGTATTATCAAGGTTAGAGAAATACATAAACTTGTTTTTAGAGCTTCAAGTCCGCGCAAATCGAGTCAAGAGACGGCGAGAAATTGGTCCAGAGTATGGCAGACGATATTCGAGCTATGATGGAACTCAAAATCAGTGCAGTCAAAAGGATAGTGGAAGCGGCTGAAAACATGGCTTTTGACAAACAAAATGAGCCTGTTCCAGaagattttcaatttttcaacAGCAAAGAAATGGAAGACTTGTACGACGACATGTCATTGACTACAACACCCGAACCTGATTTCACAATGGAGAACTGGATAAATCGACCGGCATCAAAGAACATGCATTTGCATCAGAATCACCACTTTTCTCATATACCCGTCAACACTAATTTTAGTAGCGTGCACGTTCCTACAAATGTTTACGCCTGGGGTTAGTACGAGTAATAGGAGatcaatcaaattattattttgagtcATGTTTTGCAAATCAGCGCTGTATGCTCTTGTGTATCAAGGCAAACAGCATTTTGCTAACCTGgaaccttttttttgggttgtgCCACAATGACACAGTTTATTTGGGCACTTTTTCTGCTTGAGGCACTTTGAGTTTAATGCTTAAGTGGAAGAAAGTCTAACTAGATAACTAACTCTTATGTCTAACATGTGCTGTGTGTCACAATTTacaaaaacaactttttttattttttctttcaatCAATATGCATACGAgtaattgatattattttagcTCCTGATGTCATCAAAGGGATTCACTGGTCAGAAGGTTTAGATACGCATTTCATCAACAATTACCAGAGCGACCCGACACTATCGTGGCAGTATTTTGGAAGTTCGACGGGATTCATGAGACATTATCCTGGTGCGATCACTTACTATTATGTCCAATGAAATACGAGTAGGACGGCAATGAAGTTTaatgaaattttacatttttgataattttactATGTTTTTGTCCAGCAATGAAATGGCGAGCAGATCCTGTAGACATATACGACTGTCGAACAAGAGCCTGGTATATGGAAGCGGCGGCGAGTCCGAAAGATGTAGTTATTCTGGTTGACCGGAGTGGTTCTATGACTGGGCAAAGGAGGGATATAGCAAAGCATGTAGTTACCAACATTTTAGACACCCTTGGAAATAATGATTTTGTTAGCGTAATGACATTTGCTGATACAGTAGAAGAAATTGTACCTTGTTTTGAGGATTCTCTTGttcaagtacgtacttaatcaGTGCTATGTCATATCTTTTTAAATTTGTTACATGCTTCTATTTAGGtacatgttcattttcaggcaaCACTTGCAAATCTTCGCGAATTAAAACTGGCTTTAGACAATTTTGAAACTATGGAAATAGCAAACTTCTCAGCGGCCCTGACCAAAGCGTTTGAACTTCTTGaaatttatagaaataatagCGGTGGAGCTAATTGTAATCAGGTACTTATAATTGCGAATATCTGAATTTAGATGATCAACAAATTTTTTGTAAACCTCAATCATATAATTTTCGTTGTCAGGCAATAATGTTGGTCACTGATGGGGTTCCATACAATTACAAGGAATTGTTCGAGAAGTACAACTGGAAGTATGACACCCCAGTGCGGGTTTTCACGTACCTGATAGGTCGCGAGGTAAAGGTAGTACCACTCCAGGTATTACTGTGTGTTGTAGTCATTGTGCGACCTGCATAATGCCTTCCTTATCGTACCTTCTACCAGTACACCTTGAATGTGGTACTCTTCTTTCTTCTATTTCTACCTGTCTAGCATGTATGTAAAAGTCACGTTACATGTCCAACAACCATCTTCCATTTGTGCCGCTTTTCTTGTAGCTTTTATAGTGGATAACTGTAGTTTCAAATTTTTGTGGTATCgctatttttgaattttatacgTTTGTCTTGATTCTTAACTTCTGCTTGAGACTTGGCACGTGTGGATAATTATTCGGAGGTATGTCTTTTTAAATCTAATTTTGATGATGcagttaagtatattttatgtgATTATTGTTTGATGCCCTAATACTAGTTATTAATGTAATGAATTTTTATCATTAGAAAAGTGttatgatttaatttaatagCGCCTTGGTTTCTTATTTCAAATAGAggatttattttaaatactttaCTCTTAATTTATGGCTTCTAGACAGTAGAAAATACTCGTttagtaaaaaagaaaaactgtagCCTTTTATTTGGCGCTTTTTCACAAGGCTGCATCGGACATCATATCACTCGAATATAGAGGACGAGCACTGTGACTACAACGTTTTGAGTATCATAATATCTGACGAGGTTGTACCAGGTGGCGGATGTGAGAGAAGTGAAGTGGATGGCGTGTGCGAACAGAGGGTTCTATGTGCATCTGAGCACGTTGGCAGAAGTTCGAGAGAGAGTACTGGAACATGTCAACGTGCTGGCGAGACCTCTGGTACTGCAGCGAGAGAAACACCCTGTTGTATGGACTCCCGTTTACGCTAACGTTACGGTAAAATTTCGATATTTTAGATGATAACCCCTCTTCTCTTCTTTTTCATTGCCATTTCATTACTGAAGGCAGCAGACAGTTTTCTAAATTTCTTCTTGTCCCATGGCTAGACGAAATAGTTCTCCGACTGTTTTTATGCCAATCTACTCCCTAACACAACCATGACTTGATAGTTCTTACTAACCTAAAGAACCTCAGCGTTAGACACCTTAGCTGTCCAATAACATCCCCTTAGATGAAGTTTTGCTAGGTAAAAAATGGAggttttttcatattataatgtaatttttagGATCCAAAAGTGGCAGATTACTTATGGGAACAACGGGAAAGGGCAGAGCAAAAGGAACGGTTTATGAGCCAACGGCGAGACAAAGTACTCTTCAATTCGGAACAGGAGCAAAATAGAAGATGGAAAATAACGCAGGTAGAATTTAACTTAATTTAGCTGTGTGATGAGTTCGAAGTAATTTAACTAAAAGTAATTTAGTAAAACACGTTTGTCAAAATATTTCGGATTCCAGATGAAACAGGGTCAGTATAGTGAGCTTGGGAATTCGAAATATCAATTGATGACTTCTGTTTCGATGCCTGTTTACGATTTGCGACACAACGAGGTACGTTCCCGTTTACGTTTTTAAGCCTTTTATATTTTACTCTACTTGTCCCCTCAAAAAGGTTTAATACTGAAAAAGAGACCACTCATTTTACTGAATGGAAGTTTCAGtggattaatatttatttgggaTTTAAGAAATGGTTAGTCTCTttttataagaactttaaaccaacttttccaaattcaaaattattttatgcaTGACCGAGAAAGATTTAATAATGAAGATTTTTACAGATTGGTtatttatgttttcttctaaTTGGACGTAAGCTATCCTTTATTGTTGTACACTATTTCTATGACCTTTGTATTTCTTCTTCATGATTTGTATGTTTCATAATCAATTAcctttttaataatattcagTTTGTTTGATGGTTTCCCCTCAGAACATCACAGAGAATGTACTGATAAATGAAGCTTACTGGGTATCAGTTACAAAAGAGGTACTACACTTAGAAAGTTTTGACGATTTTAATGTAAAGTTTTTGCAAGATACAAgacattttatataatttagtttttggaTTTCAGTAACGGTAAATTCTTGTTTGGCCCCGTTAGCGATGCATCTGTCCTCGATAGATGTGACCGCGCCGCGGTCTCGGTCGCTCCTGACCGCATAATGTGTTGTTAACCCTTTTGGCTTACCGTAGTATAGTAGTTCTACTAGATAGTAGGCGTAGACCAATAGGGTGTTATGAATTAACTTTTCTATCAGTTATTAAGGTTACTACTTTTGTGCAAGAATTATCATCTATATTACGCACACTATCTAATCGATAAAACGTATTTTTGCCTGATTTTAGTGATGTCTTCGTAGAGACATTTTTAAAGATTGACTTGTATTATGAGagtaaatgtaaatatttttcattaaagtTTTATGCAGCCCGCCACGAGAGACGAATGGGGCTTTTGTTACTTGAgtatttattaagtttaaaGTACTGTTTCTAAGAATGACAAAACTTTTGATatactaaatatattttagtgtaAATATAAGTTTTCTCATTAATAGAGGAGATATTTGATTAGAGCAGGTTGTTACAATGCATTTACCTATATGttgttaattttattgcatTCGTACGTCAACAACCAATCGCAGTCCGTAGAGGAGAACGGCCAAAAGGAGGTAGGCACACGCTCTCTTAGACTTGCTTGATTGATGACGAATGATTGGTGACGTAAGACTTCTTATGATATTAGAACTTATTGTGACCAAAATCGAACACTTGTTTCAGAgcggtatattataatatacggAAACAACAGATTTCAGAAACACTATTGACAAGAGTATAGTTTCGATTAGGAGTAATAATAATGAACTTAattcatatatttattatatgatTAATAATTTACAATGTCAACAGATTCTTACAATGGACCGGAAAGGTTACCAACTACCAGCCCATCTAGAACGTAGTGGGTTTTAGTTTAAAGTGTAGTGTTTTTGGTGAAATATATACCGTAATTTTTGATTGCGTAGAATGCTAGAACCTGTAAtgaagaataattttattagacaTCTTCAAATCAAGTAGTTCGTAAGCATATTTATACTAACGGGGCGTAGATGCTAGACGAAAATAACATTTGCTAGAGATAAGCAAACTTTTAAATACTTTCGATTATTTAGTAgaaattaatgataaaaatacctaaatcggttcagtagtgtcataactttatttatgcattaaagtatatttttaatatctaaTAACCATAACATACCATTTTTGGATGTGTAGCAACTTTTCTTGGATTTTTCACGATTGTTcatatattataacattttaatagAAATGCATATGAACTGACAGATTATTTTACAGAGCAGTTGTTAAATGCTTACAGATGCGTATCGCCAGATTATTAGGTGTGGCAGGAACAGATGTTCCTCTGTCAGAAATCCAAGCATTGATGACGCCATACAAGGTAAATTagagatattataatacattctTAAAGAATAAATTATAACCATATTATATGATTCTTAAGAGACATTGTAATGGATCCGTCTTCAAGGATGCTGAGATTACGAAAAACGTCTTTAATGGAATATTTTCTATCATACAGGTCGGGGTAAATGGCTACGCGTTTATGGTAACAAATAACGGATATATTTTGATACACCCGGATTTGAGGCCTGTTGTAAGTACTTCTGCGTATCTGAAGCTATATTAATCTttcaataaattatgtattacgCACTTCGTTAATCCCGTGTCTTATATTCACAGTTTCAGCAGATATTAAAACCAAGTTACAACAGCGTAGATATGATTGAAGTTGAACTTTTTGATGATGACCGAAGCCCAAGGAACTTCAGCAAAGAGTTGACAGCGGTAAGTCGTATTTGCAGCTTTAACATGTGTTTAATTAAACCACTGCTAAGTTAAATTATATTGTATATAgtgaatatatatattttacatttttttcagCTCAGAAAAGAGATCATCGATCAGAAAACTGGGAATAAAATCGTGAATGTCAAATACCATATGGAAGATATggtaagataatattttttggcaAATTCGAATTCAACAAAGCTTTTGTGAGAAAACTTGCGATGGATTTGGaagcccaccgcattattaatACAAGAACTCCtactattatgtgattaatggataGGGGGcatgaccctcagcaataaGGAATATGACGCAAGGAGACAGATACAAGATTAATTAATGAACGTAATATCAAGCAAACATGACAAATTCCTAATGTATGCAACTACCTCAATACACCCATTTTCAGAAACGGGTGTCTCGAGGCAAAAGGCACTACTTCTGGACCGGCATTAGCGACTCGCAATTTACTCTCGTGGTTTCCATTCCTGAGAATTACGGCCGCCATCGGATCACACCGCCTCCTACAGATGACATTCACCGCTTGTCTTTGACGTCGAAAAATATCTCTGCTAGACAGTACTTGTCCGAAAAATGGAGCGTACACCCGGATTGGTAAGTATCTAACCTATTAATTTTGACCATATCTTATAACAGTAAATCACCAAAGACGACATAATCTTTCTAGGCTATACTGTCGTCATTATGAGCGAACATTTTCATCTCCTGAAGAAGAGCTATCGTATTTCCTGGAAAGGGTGGCGAAACCCGGTTGGCGTTGGCCGGCGAAACCGAAGCCGCCTGAACACCACAAAAACAAAGGCCACGAGAGACACAGCGAAGGTAATTTTTTAGCAAACAATGTTTAGCATTGTGATGATGATAACCGAACAGTTGGTTGTAACTTTAAAATTTGAAGAAGTGTATTACAgttttaaaattcttattttTAGGTTCAGAAGTGAGGGAAAGAAACAAGGCTCCAAATGTAACACCACGaaatgaatattattgtaagttATTTCGTACAACATTTTGAATAGGTACATGGAAATATCAAAAGGACCAATTTTAAAACAGTATTTcctaaaaaattaagtatttaacaTTGATGAAATAATTTGATAGTAAGCAATAACACAAGTTATTGCTAATGTTACAGTTGAACTAGGTGACTTTGTCTACGtgggtttaaattttttttaaatcgctttggaatttctcaaaatcctttccaACGTTAATCAGTATAGAAACTTACTTTGATAGAATCTTttattttgacatgacagtcagtcagtttcaagatgcatttgaatatttttgtcaGGCGACCATGGATTAATGCAGGCAATGGTGTACGATGCCAGGAACACGGCGTGGTTTAACAAGAGCATATCGGAATCAGCGTCGGATGACAAAGCGTAAGTGAAACTGTATTTAACTTTACTTATTAGAATTGTATAGtttgaaaagagaaaaaaagaaagtcCGGCAGGTAGCTTTTAggataggtaaataaaattatcaccaGTCATCAAGAGAAGAGGGGAAAAGATATGAAAATGCAAAAGCCATGCAAAAGCACTTTTTGGAAATTAGGTCTACATCAAAACCAGAAGTTGTTTTAGCACAACAATTCCAGTTTAAATATTTGTACTCGTAGTAGTAACTGTAGTAGTTGTAACTACAACTactacagtaaaaaaaaaaaaaattgcatctaCTGTAGTAGTTGTAACTACAACTACTACAGtagatgtaatttttttttaaattttcatcagcagaccatataaaataaaaaaataaaaaatcataactatttgttcaataatataataaactcatatagaaaaatattttatgttattaccTATCTGCCTGGATAGCCCATTGACAAAAGTGATTGGATTGTTGCCGAGGTAAAGTATATACTTGTAGAATGGACAAATACATATAAACATAGTTTTTACTAAGTTTTCTAAAATATtctcatacatattataaactgaAGCATAAGTAAGCCAAAGGACAACCACGGTATAGACCAAAATGGCGACTTCATTTGGCAAATAACATGCAGACGTAGGTAACTGTTGCTCCAGAAGTGACTTCCAAAGAATTTACAAAAATTTGCTACGCAATGTCGGAATTAGACAAGACGATAGGGCCATCGATAAGATTCAGAGTTCCCGGAGCTACTCAATATGTGCTGAGGAGGGCTGCCGAGGAGGAGGGGGTTTCAGTGGGTAGAATTCCCACCTAACCCGAGCGGGTATCTTAAGATGTCCCCCCTCGAAAAAAAGGGTTGCCGATAATGATATCATAGCGTGAGAAATGTATTAAAACGAGATTTTGGTGTGGTAttgtttttcaaataaaatatttgtgtgTTTTTCGTATTATCTTAATTCATTTTACATGCTCACGAGGACTGTAAGTTTTGAGgttgttattattttgtaatgcaGCCGTTGGATTTCGTAAGTTCTCTGTATGCTGTCGTGTTATCATAACGGATCCCAGGATATATCAAGGGCGTACTCATAGCAGAAATCGTATTCATGGCAAAAGGGCCGAAGAAACTTTTCGAATAGTCCATGGTGACACTTTCACTTGAAATCTTTatcaaataaatgttttaaagatAAGGTCATGTCTGTCTATGTGAGATGACTTGCAGGAAAAATCTGCTTCTTTCTGGAGTCTCCAGAATCATCAACGCCAGCATGGTAGGCTGAGACGATGATGAATTAGACTTTACAACTGGCCCAAAGAGGCACAGAGTCGGGAGTTGTGGAAAAATTGGAGAAGGCCTTTGCCCAGTCGTGggaaaataaagattaatttaaAATCGATTAAAGATAAAAGAAATTATCTAGATGGACCTTGAGTGCACCTCAAACAAAAATGACCTCGCATGTCTGCTTGATTTCGatctgtcaaaaaaaatatctgttaaACATTTTACTAATTtctttaatatacttatttggTTGTAGGACGGAGTTCATCCAACGTTTTGGCTACATCACCGCATTCCTGGCAACTCACAGTGGCCTCACGAGATGGCAAACGCATCCTCCTAAGGATCACGATGACAGGTAAGGCATTTGAAAAACCATCGAACATATTTTGCATCTCTTTTGCCCAAAGTTGTCTGTAAGAGGGTTTTTAGTAATAAGACGGCTTTTGCAGTCTTCTGTATAGATTTTTTCTGTCTGGCTTTCTTGTATACATTGTTtccttaggcctcattcgcacgagagctttttttaacgtccgttaaaataGCGTTCAATAAAATAGCGTAGAAGAAATGCATTCCCAAGGgcttaagccctaattcgcacgagcgttaaaaaagcgttgacgtgtgaacagatacttgggaatgcatttgttctatttgaaagctctagtgcgaatgaggcctaagagTTATAACTATTTGTACATCCATTCAGTAATTTTAAATCCTATTATGTACTTTGTTTTTCCAGGAACGAGTTTGGCAAGCAATTTCCTCGTGCAATAGATGAAGTTTGGTACCGCCGGGCTGTCGAGCAGCACTATGTGGATCCACTCAGTTTTGTATACAGCGTGGATTTGAGTACGGAGAAGTTCCCTCTCAATGTGAGCAACGCTATGGTGACCGCAGCTCACGCAGTATTCCACGGAGATGGCCATCGAAAAGCACCAGCAGCAGTTGTCGGATTTCAGTTCAAACACGAACGTCTTTCCGAGTGGTTCCAGAATATAACGTCTTCCGTACGTGTAATTTTTTACTAGTTAAGGCGCTCTATTTAAATGCAGCTAATGACgtttaccgattttttatttgccttatagattatgtattttgaataaaaataaatgatattttatccTTTTAGTGCGAACACAGCAAGGAATGTGTTACGTGTAACGTGACAGACAACTGGGACTGTTATTTAGTGGACAGTAATGGTTGGATAATCGTAAGCGAGGATAGCAGTCAGACAGGGCAATTTTTTGGAAAGGTACGAGTAAGACCAAACAATAAACCTGTCTTACAAAGTTGGTTCAGATATTAATTCTTTGCTTATATTGCAGATACGACCAGATATAATGATGAAACTGGTAGAAGAAGAAGTTTTTAAAACAGTCCACATTATAGATTACCAAGCTGTCTGCTTTAGAGAGAAGAAGATTTCGAATCCTGCATCTGTGATCCTGACGGTACAATTCATGTTGTCCATCTATCATAATGATGAAATAAGATTCTTCGAAGATACTACTAattacctaaaaatatttactcaTTCCAGCCTCTTGAAAATTTGCGTCTCATAATGGCATTTTTTATCACCACGACGGTTTGGTTTTACAACTCGATTGCACTCAGTTTAGCTCAAGCGTCGAGCTATACGTTTGACTACGGTATGTTTCTATACTcccttatcattattatctatatactGAATGTAAAGCCTGACCAGAAAAATGTAATACCTCGTCATATTACGGAAAACCCATGGAACTAATTTATACGAGGTGACCATAGACCCTATACTAGTGGCGCCCCGAGAGTATGATTTTTACATTTCTGGGCAGGCTTTACCATGTATGTTGCATTCTCGTTGCACAACTATGTTACGTATAGAAAAGAAGACGATTTgagttagtaaataaattatttgcaaaTCGATGTTGCTCTGTTACTCTTGGACGTTGTCAGCATGAACGTAAAAATAGCATGACAACGGGCGCTGCAACAGTCAGTCAGTGTATTTCACTAATTGTTGTAAAAAATACATGTTGTGGGCTAATGTTGCATTTGCAGCGTTGTTCAAACTATACATAAAAACGATTGACGAACAAAAATGTAACATGAAGTCAATTCTTTTTACATCtttgaacaaataaaaattagtaattgatTTAAATTTATAGGAAGAAAATTTGTTATCAATGTGCAGCTTAAGAAAAATAGTTAAAATCTTTCTCTTTGCTAATTTCTAACTTCTCACAATAATTTCAAGTCACTGTCGCACAACTAGGATTAAATATGCATGCGAGTGGTCTATACTTAACTCGGGGTTCTTTTAGTTCATAGCAACATCAAAATTCTCTCATGGAGTCATCAATTGGATGTAGCCAAATGTTTAATGACAGTAGTAACGACTCCATCTTATTTTCAGAGTTTGTTTCAACCACTGGTGAGTTTATAGATCGAACACAGTAGAGTGTTTCTCTGGCACTGATGGATTTTTCCAATAACAttctttgttatattttatttcaatgttgCCCCGTAGATACAGATTTGGAATGTGCATGTTTTATAAGTTAACCTGCCCCATTTCATCAAAAACATATTTGAAACCCTTTGTGGATTTACAAAACCAATTagaattgattgattgattttcaTATTTGCGGGTGTGTGATTTTTGTGGTTATTATGCATGTATGAAGAACATCTGGTATACGCTTTGTGCCGAATTTATGTGCTACACTTTAGGCGCAAATATAATAACTTAACGGTTTTTAATGATTCTTAAATatatctaataaaattattttcattatgtTCAGTTGTCATATTACTTTCGTTAATAACTTATGATGGCATGTGTTGCGTGATGTTTGAATTACATTATTCTATGAGCTTTACGTCTTTTCAAGATATTTATCTGTTTATcgtgtatattttgtttatagtATGTACGATAAATTTTATTCaatcttttttatatatattcatg
This genomic stretch from Maniola jurtina chromosome 2, ilManJurt1.1, whole genome shotgun sequence harbors:
- the LOC123869736 gene encoding voltage-dependent calcium channel subunit alpha-2/delta-3 isoform X10, encoding MCYRVCVSALFLLLLSLDSRDCSSSIQYDVPTKISFNTVQAWAVKLGTELYHFGEFITRKKEVQDSFKSAQIESRDGEKLVQSMADDIRAMMELKISAVKRIVEAAENMAFDKQNEPVPEDFQFFNSKEMEDLYDDMSLTTTPEPDFTMENWINRPASKNMHLHQNHHFSHIPVNTNFSSVHVPTNVYAWAPDVIKGIHWSEGLDTHFINNYQSDPTLSWQYFGSSTGFMRHYPAMKWRADPVDIYDCRTRAWYMEAAASPKDVVILVDRSGSMTGQRRDIAKHVVTNILDTLGNNDFVSVMTFADTVEEIVPCFEDSLVQATLANLRELKLALDNFETMEIANFSAALTKAFELLEIYRNNSGGANCNQAIMLVTDGVPYNYKELFEKYNWKYDTPVRVFTYLIGREVKVADVREVKWMACANRGFYVHLSTLAEVRERVLEHVNVLARPLVLQREKHPVVWTPVYANVTDPKVADYLWEQRERAEQKERFMSQRRDKVLFNSEQEQNRRWKITQMKQGQYSELGNSKYQLMTSVSMPVYDLRHNEMRIARLLGVAGTDVPLSEIQALMTPYKVGVNGYAFMVTNNGYILIHPDLRPVFQQILKPSYNSVDMIEVELFDDDRSPRNFSKELTALRKEIIDQKTGNKIVNVKYHMEDMKRVSRGKRHYFWTGISDSQFTLVVSIPENYGRHRITPPPTDDIHRLSLTSKNISARQYLSEKWSVHPDWLYCRHYERTFSSPEEELSYFLERVAKPGWRWPAKPKPPEHHKNKGHERHSEGSEVRERNKAPNVTPRNEYYCDHGLMQAMVYDARNTAWFNKSISESASDDKATEFIQRFGYITAFLATHSGLTRWQTHPPKDHDDRNEFGKQFPRAIDEVWYRRAVEQHYVDPLSFVYSVDLSTEKFPLNVSNAMVTAAHAVFHGDGHRKAPAAVVGFQFKHERLSEWFQNITSSCEHSKECVTCNVTDNWDCYLVDSNGWIIVSEDSSQTGQFFGKIRPDIMMKLVEEEVFKTVHIIDYQAVCFREKKISNPASVILTPLENLRLIMAFFITTTVWFYNSIALSLAQASSYTFDYEFVSTTGSYQYENDETDDPTMIKPATTRILERDFEKLVLINRTRPTPCDREMYLYQLDYKNLDEKLNKPVKECDRPFYAQLVNYTNMLLVVVDAMCAKQDVPIYPIDATEVQYNESLPCLKHMHPLYRKQPNSCIRNHTEESNIDMCGRGSLPCNFLYIPLSVVFLIRYF
- the LOC123869736 gene encoding voltage-dependent calcium channel subunit alpha-2/delta-3 isoform X13 encodes the protein MCYRVCVSALFLLLLSLDSRDCSSSIQYDVPTKISFNTVQAWAVKLGTELYHFGEFITRKKEVQDSFKSAQIESRDGEKLVQSMADDIRAMMELKISAVKRIVEAAENMAFDKQNEPVPEDFQFFNSKEMEDLYDDMSLTTTPEPDFTMENWINRPASKNMHLHQNHHFSHIPVNTNFSSVHVPTNVYAWAPDVIKGIHWSEGLDTHFINNYQSDPTLSWQYFGSSTGFMRHYPAMKWRADPVDIYDCRTRAWYMEAAASPKDVVILVDRSGSMTGQRRDIAKHVVTNILDTLGNNDFVSVMTFADTVEEIVPCFEDSLVQATLANLRELKLALDNFETMEIANFSAALTKAFELLEIYRNNSGGANCNQAIMLVTDGVPYNYKELFEKYNWKYDTPVRVFTYLIGREVKVADVREVKWMACANRGFYVHLSTLAEVRERVLEHVNVLARPLVLQREKHPVVWTPVYANVTDPKVADYLWEQRERAEQKERFMSQRRDKVLFNSEQEQNRRWKITQMKQGQYSELGNSKYQLMTSVSMPVYDLRHNENITENVLINEAYWVSVTKEHSYVNNQSQSVEENGQKEMRIARLLGVAGTDVPLSEIQALMTPYKVGVNGYAFMVTNNGYILIHPDLRPVFQQILKPSYNSVDMIEVELFDDDRSPRNFSKELTALRKEIIDQKTGNKIVNVKYHMEDMKRVSRGKRHYFWTGISDSQFTLVVSIPENYGRHRITPPPTDDIHRLSLTSKNISARQYLSEKWSVHPDWLYCRHYERTFSSPEEELSYFLERVAKPGWRWPAKPKPPEHHKNKGHERHSEGSEVRERNKAPNVTPRNEYYCDHGLMQAMVYDARNTAWFNKSISESASDDKATEFIQRFGYITAFLATHSGLTRWQTHPPKDHDDRNEFGKQFPRAIDEVWYRRAVEQHYVDPLSFVYSVDLSTEKFPLNVSNAMVTAAHAVFHGDGHRKAPAAVVGFQFKHERLSEWFQNITSSCEHSKECVTCNVTDNWDCYLVDSNGWIIVSEDSSQTGQFFGKIRPDIMMKLVEEEVFKTVHIIDYQAVCFREKKISNPASVILTPLENLRLIMAFFITTTVWFYNSIALSLAQASSYTFDYGMFLYSLIIIIYILNALPCMLHSRCTTMLRIEKKTI